A single window of Melospiza georgiana isolate bMelGeo1 chromosome 19, bMelGeo1.pri, whole genome shotgun sequence DNA harbors:
- the LOC131091460 gene encoding argininosuccinate lyase-like yields the protein MAAAEGSKLWGGRFSGSTDPIMEMLNASISYDQRLAEVDIQGSMAYAKALEKSGILSNAELEKILGGLEKISEEWSKGVFAVIQTDEDIHTANERRLKELIGDVAGKLHTGRSRNDQVVTDLKLFMKNSLSIISTHLLRLTETLVERAAIEIDVILPGYTHLQKAQPIRWSQFLLSHAVALTRDSERLGEVKRRINVLPLGSGALAGNALGIDRELLCSELDFASISLNSMDAVSERDFVVEFLSAATLLMIHLSKMAEDLIIYSTSEFGFLTLSDAYSTGSSLMPQKKNPDSLELIRSKAGRVFGRLAAILMVLKGLPSTYNKDLQEDKEAVFDVVDTLNAVLQVATGVISTLKINKESMERALSPEMLATDLALYLVRKGMPFRQAHVASGKAVQLAETKGITINKLSLEELQNISPLFGSDVAQVFSVLSSVEQYTAAGGTAKSSVSAQIEQLRELLKRLKEQA from the exons aTGGCAGCAGCCGAG GGGAGTAAACTTTGGGGTGGAAGATTCAGTGGAAGCACAGATCCCATCATGGAGATGCTCAATGCTTCCATCAGCTATGACCAGAGGCTGGCTGAGGTGGACATCCAGGGCAGCATGGCTTATGCCAAAGCCTTGGAGAAGTCTGGGATCCTGTCTAATGCTGAGCTGGAGAAGATCCTGGGTGGCCTGGAAAAG ATCTCTGAGGAATGGTCCAAGGGAGTGTTTGCTGTGATCCAGACTGATGAGGACATCCACACTGCCAACGAGCGCAGGCTGAAG GAGCTGATTGGAGACGTAGCTGGGAAGTTGCACACTGGCAGAAGCAGGAATGATCAG GTTGTGACTGACCTGAAGCTGTTCATGAAGAATTCCCTCTCCATCATCTCCACGCACCTCCTGAGGCTCACTGAGACCCTGGTGGAACGTGCTGCCAT AGAAATCGATGTGATCCTGCCTGGCTACACCCACCTGCAGAAAGCTCAGCCCATCCGATGGAGCCAGTTCCTGCTCAG ccatgctgttgcCCTGACCCGTGATTCTGAGCGCCTGGGAGAGGTGAAGAGGAGGATCAATGTCTTGCCTTTAGGGAG TGGAGCTCTGGCTGGAAATGCCCTGGGAATCGacagagagctgctgtgcagtg AGCTGGACTTTGCTTCCATCAGCCTGAACAGCATGGATGCTGTCAGCGAGAGGGACTTTGTGG tGGAATTCCTCTCTGCTGCCACCCTGCTGATGATCCACCTCAGCAAGATGGCTGAGGATCTCATCATCTACAGCACCAGCGAGTTTGGCTTCCTGACCCTCTCTGATGCCTACAG cactggcagcagcctgaTGCCTCAGAAGAAGAACCCCGACAGTCTGGAGCTGATCCGCAGCAAAGCCGGGCGAGTGTTTGGCCGG TTGGCTGCAATTCTGATGGTCCTCAAAGGACTCCCGAGCACCTACAACAAGGACCTGCAG GAGGACAAGGAGGCTGTCTTTGATGTCGTAGACACCCTGAATGCTGTGCTCCAGGTTGCCACTGGAGTGATTTCCACCCTCAAG ATCAACAAGGAGAGCATGGAGAGGGCGCTGAGCCCGGAGATGTTGGCTACTGACCTGGCTCTGTACCTGGTTCGGAAGGGA ATGCCCTTCAGACAAGCCCACGTGGCCTCTGGCAAGGCCGTGCAGCTGGCTGAGACCAAAGGCATCACCATCAACAaactcagcctggaggagctgcagaacaTCAG ccccctgtttGGCAGCGACGTGGCGCAGGTGTTCAGCGTGCTGAGCAGCGTGGAGCAGTACACGGCCGCGGGCGGCACCGCCAAGAGCAGCGTCTCCGCCCAGATCGAGCAGCTGCGGGAGCTGCTCAAGAGGCTCAAGGAGCAGGCTTAG
- the LOC131091413 gene encoding argininosuccinate lyase yields the protein MAAEGDKMMAGRFVGSTDPIMEMLSASITVDQRLSEVDIQGSMAYAKALEKAGILSKTELEKILSGLEKISEEWSKGVFAVIQTDEDIHTANERRLKELIGDVAGKLHTGRSRNDQVVTDLKLLMKNSLSIISTHLLQLIKTLVERAAIEIDVILPGYTHLQKAQPIRWSQFLLSHAVALTRDSERLGEIKKRINVLPLGSGALAGNPLEIDRELLRSELDFASISLNSMDAVSERDFVVEFLSAATLLMIHLSKMAEDLIIYSTSEFGFLTLSDTYCSGSSLMPQKKNPDSLELIRSKAGRVFGRLAAILMVLKGLPSTYNKDLQEDKEAVFDVIDTLNAVLQVATGVISTLQINKENMEKALSPEILSSDLALYLVHKGMPFRQAHIAAGKAVHLAETKGLTINNLSLEDLKSISPLFGSDVAQVFSVLSSVEQYTAAGGTAKSSVSAQIEQLRELLKRLKEQA from the exons ATGGCAGCCGAG GGGGACAAAATGATGGCAGGAAGGTTTGTGGGGAGCACAGATCCCATCATGGAGATGCTCAGCGCTTCCATTACGGTTGATCAGAGACTGTCTGAGGTGGACATCCAGGGCAGCATGGCTTATGCCAAAGCCTTGGAGAAGGCTGGAATCCTGTCCAAAACTGAGCTGGAGAAAATCCTGAGTGGCCTGGAAAAG ATCTCTGAGGAATGGTCCAAGGGAGTGTTTGCTGTGATCCAGACTGATGAGGACATCCACACTGCCAACGAGCGCAGGCTGAAG GAGCTGATTGGAGACGTAGCTGGGAAGTTGCACACTGGCAGAAGCAGGAATGATCAG GTTGTGACTGACCTGAAGCTGTTAATGAAGAATTCCCTCTCCATCATCTCCACACACCTCCTGCAGCTCATTAAGACCCTGGTGGAACGTGCTGCCAT AGAAATCGATGTGATCCTGCCTGGCTACACCCACCTGCAGAAAGCTCAGCCCATCCGATGGAGCCAGTTCCTGCTCAG ccatgctgttgcTCTGACCCGTGATTCTGAGCGCCTGGGAGAGATAAAAAAGAGGATCAATGTCTTGCCTTTGGGAAG TGGAGCTCTGGCTGGAAACCCCCTGGAAATCGACAGAGAGCTGCTGCGCAGTG AGCTGGACTTTGCTTCCATCAGCCTCAACAGCATGGATGCTGTCAGCGAGAGGGACTTTGTGG tGGAATTCCTCTCTGCTGCCACCCTGCTGATGATCCACCTCAGCAAGATGGCTGAGGATCTCATCATCTACAGCACCAGCGAGTTTGGCTTCCTGACCCTCTCTGATACCTACTG ctctggcagcagcctgaTGCCTCAGAAGAAGAACCCCGACAGTCTGGAGCTGATCCGCAGCAAAGCCGGGCGAGTGTTCGGCCGG TTGGCTGCAATTCTGATGGTCCTCAAAGGACTCCCGAGCACCTACAACAAGGACCTGCAG GAGGACAAGGAGGCTGTCTTTGATGTCATAGACACCCTGAATGCTGTGCTCCAGGTTGCCACTGGAGTGATTTCTACCCTCCAG ATCAACAAGGAGAACATGGAGAAGGCACTGAGCCCTGAGATCCTGTCATCTGACCTGGCTCTCTACTTGGTTCACAAAGGA ATGCCCTTCAGACAAGCCCACATTGCTGCTGGCAAGGCCGTCCACCTCGCCGAGACCAAGGGCCTCACCATCAACAACCTCAGCCTGGAGGACCTGAAGAGCATCAG ccccctgtttGGCAGCGACGTGGCGCAGGTGTTCAGCGTGCTGAGCAGCGTGGAGCAGTACACGGCCGCGGGCGGCACCGCCAAGAGCAGCGTCTCCGCCCAGATCGAGCAGCTGCGGGAGCTGCTCAAGAGGCTCAAGGAGCAGGCTTAG